In one Panulirus ornatus isolate Po-2019 chromosome 25, ASM3632096v1, whole genome shotgun sequence genomic region, the following are encoded:
- the LOC139757289 gene encoding uncharacterized protein has translation MKYFLLAVAILAGAAYVRTEEPGWCRCAMFVSSRHSEIMVFQLPEVNVTDCNDHSGCQNRCTKEISEMTNNLDLWSTVDGETVGSYICKKLYSYFFFFMHNSQVHGYYQLCGGPWEYTGLDSQQMLCCNLGEHVHCISK, from the exons atgAAGTACTTCCTCCTTGCTGTGGCCATCCTCGCAGGGGCGGCCTACGTCAG aaCAGAGGAGCCGGGATGGTGCCGTTGTGCAATGTTTGTGTCTTCCCGTCACTCGGAGATCATGGTCTTCCAGCTGCCAGAGGTCAACGTCACCGACTGTAATGATCACAGTGGGTGCCAGAACAGGTGTACCAAGGAG ATCAGCGAAATGACCAACAACTTGGACCTCTGGTCCACCGTTGATGGAGAGACAGTCGGTTCATACATCTGCAAAAAGttgtactcttacttcttcttcttcatgcacAACTCTCAG GTGCATGGCTACTACCAGCTGTGTGGAGGACCCTGGGAATACACCGGCCTCGACTCGCAGCAGATGTTGTGCTGTAACTTGGGTGAACATGTTCACTGCATCTCCAAGTAG
- the LOC139757291 gene encoding uncharacterized protein, which yields MSLSGDVCLPHNMKWFLVILLVTLLGVTFVSGLDEPWCRCGLFVSSRYSEIMVYEMPEIPIVSCTEHDICRGMCRNELCEYTDDLNLWAMVGNETVGQYVCTGLYGNYYYFIHNRYVHAYYELCGGPWEYADLTSQQMLCCNRGEHEHCISK from the exons ATGAGTCTCTCCGGTGATGTGTGCTTACCACACAACATGAAGTGGTTTCTCGTGATTCTTTTGGTCACCCTATTAGGTGTGACCTTCGTCAG CGGGCTGGACGAACCATGGTGCCGCTGTGGCCTCTTTGTGTCCTCACGGTACTCAGAGATCATGGTCTACGAGATGCCAGAGATCCCCATCGTCAGCTGTACAGAGCACGATATCTGCCGGGGAATGTGCCGCAATGAG CTATGTGAGTATACGGATGACCTGAACCTGTGGGCTATGGTGGGTAACGAGACGGTTGGCCAGTACGTCTGTACAGGGCTCTAcggcaactactactacttcatacACAACAGATAC GTACATGCCTACTACGAGTTGTGTGGTGGGCCGTGGGAGTACGCTGACCTAACTTCCCAACAGATGCTGTGTTGCAACCGAGGCGAGCATGAACACTGCATCTCTAAGTAG